In one Alosa alosa isolate M-15738 ecotype Scorff River chromosome 14, AALO_Geno_1.1, whole genome shotgun sequence genomic region, the following are encoded:
- the mmp2 gene encoding 72 kDa type IV collagenase, whose product MGFYKFFSSRHLILKVFLIQCIVLMRTSAAPSPIIKFPGDESPRTDKEVALHYLNKFYGCPQDRCNLMVLKDTLKKMQKFFSLQETGEIDHKTVEIMKKPRCGVPDVANYNFFHRKPVWGKKDITYRILGHSPDLDEETIDDAFFRAFKVWSDVTPLTFSRIMDGEADIMINFGRNEHGDGYPFDGKDGLLAHAFAPGPGIGGDSHFDDDEQWTLGEGQVVKVKFGNAEGEFCKFPFLFMGVEYDSCTSQGRDDGFLWCSTTYNFDDDKKYGFCPHELLFTLGGNADGSPCKFPFTFQGDSYDGCTTQGRDDGYRWCATTEDYDRDKKYGFCPETAMSTVGGNSEGAPCVFPFIFLGNSYDSCTTSGRSDGKMWCAVTKSFDDDRKWGFCPDQGYSLFLVAAHEFGHALGLEHSQDPGALMAPVYTYTKNFRLSNDDIRGIQELYGASTDKPLPPTQGPVTPMDICNEPIIFDAVAQIRGETFFFKDRFLFRSANFMSKPTGPMLVATFWSELPEKIDAAYENPLEEKTVFFAGNEIYIFSGSTLERGYPKTLSSIGLPSDVHNVDAAFSFSKSKKTYLFAGSRFWRFNEAKKKMDPGFPKQIADAWNGIPDNIDAAFSLNQNGHSYFFKDSYYLKMDDSSLKITKVGEVKADWLRC is encoded by the exons ATGGGGTTTTATAAGTTTTTCAGCTCCAGGCATTTGATCCTGAAAGTGTTTTTGATACAGTGCATTGTCTTAATGAGAACTTCAGCAGCTCCCTCGCCTATTATCAAGTTTCCTGGAGATGAGAGTCCCCGAACGGACAAAGAAGTTGCGCTG CATTATCTGAATAAGTTTTATGGGTGCCCACAAGACAGATGTAACCTCATGGTCCTTAAAGACACGTTGAAGAAAATGCAGAAGTTCTTTTCCCTGCAAGAAACAGGGGAGATCGACCATAAGACTGTGGAGATCATGAAAAAGCCCCGCTGTGGAGTGCCAGATGTGGCCAATTACAATTTCTTCCATAGGAAGCCTGTGTGGGGCAAGAAGGACATAACATACAG AATTCTTGGCCACAGTCCTGATCTGGATGAGGAGACGATCGACGATGCCTTCTTCCGTGCCTTCAAAGTATGGAGTGACGTAACTCCACTCACTTTCAGCAGGATCATGGACGGAGAAGCTGACATCATGATCAACTTTGGCCGCAATG AGCATGGTGACGGCTACCCCTTCGATGGAAAAGATGGCCTCCTGGCCCATGCCTTCGCTCCAGGCCCAGGCATTGGGGGCGACTCCCACTTTGACGATGATGAGCAGTGGACGCTGGGCGAAGGCCAAG TGGTGAAGGTGAAGTTTGGAAATGCGGAGGGTGAATTCTGCAAGTTCCCTTTCCTCTTCATGGGCGTGGAGTACGACAGCTGCACCTCACAGGGCCGTGACGATGGCTTCCTCTGGTGCTCCACCACATACAACTTTGATGACGATAAAAAATATGGCTTCTGTCCTCATGAGT TGCTGTTTACACTGGGTGGAAATGCTGACGGGTCCCCCTGCAAGTTCCCCTTCACGTTTCAGGGGGATTCATATGACGGTTGCACCACCCAAGGTCGTGATGATGGCTACCGTTGGTGTGCCACCACAGAGGACTACGACCGTGACAAGAAGTATGGGTTCTGTCCCGAAACCG CCATGTCCACGGTGGGAGGGAACTCAGAGGGAGCTCCCTGCGTGTTCCCCTTCATCTTCCTGGGCAACAGCTACGACTCCTGCACTACCTCTGGACGCAGTGATGGCAAGATGTGGTGTGCCGTCACCAAGAGCTTCGATGATGACCGTAAATGGGGTTTCTGCCCTGACCAAG GCTACAGTCTGTTCCTGGTGGCGGCCCATGAGTTTGGCCATGCTCTGGGCTTGGAGCACTCCCAGGACCCAGGCGCCCTGATGGCTCCCGTGTACACCTACACCAAGAACTTCAGGCTCTCCAACGATGACATCCGTGGCATCCAGGAGCTTTATG GCGCTTCTACAGACAAACCCCTTCCACCTACTCAGGGCCCAGTGACTCCTATGGACATCTGCAATGAGCCCATTATCTTCGATGCTGTGGCCCAAATTCGGGGAGAGACATTCTTCTTCAAGGACAG GTTCCTTTTCAGGTCTGCCAACTTCATGTCCAAGCCCACGGGCCCGATGTTGGTGGCCACATTCTGGAGTGAGCTTCCAGAGAAGATAGACGCCGCCTACGAGAATCCACTGGAGGAGAAGACCGTGTTCTTTGCag GGAATGAGATTTACATCTTCTCAGGCAGCACATTAGAGAGAGGTTATCCCAAGACCCTCTCCTCCATCGGCCTGCCATCAGACGTACACAACGTAGATGCAGCCTTCTCCTTTAGCAAGAGCAAGAAGACCTACCTGTTTGCTGGAAGCAGGTTCTGGAG GTTCAACGAGGCCAAGAAGAAGATGGATCCTGGCTTCCCCAAGCAGATCGCAGATGCTTGGAACGGCATCCCAGACAACATAGATGCAGCCTTCAGCCTGAACCAGAATG GTCACAGCTACTTTTTCAAGGATTCCTACTATCTcaagatggatgacagcagtcTGAAGATAACCAAAGTGGGCGAGGTCAAAGCAGACTGGCTGCGCTGCTGA
- the lpcat2 gene encoding lysophosphatidylcholine acyltransferase 2 isoform X1 translates to MPPQRVFALPRQQSLLLPAVLNPFVLEQKITKAEKIKCALLGLVLLPLRSVWLILVCLVTWPLATLVTFRMPLKGAVEPMKGWRRFVCRTVIAALGRMYFFGLGFRWVVKGKQADSGEAPILAVAPHSSFFDAIVCIIAGLPCTISRSETLSTPIFGRFLRCLQPVLVSRKDPDSRKNTIKEIESRSTSGGVWPQVLIFPEGTCTNRSCLISFKQGAFIPGVPVQPVILRYPNKLDNVTWTWQGPSSGTLLLLTLCQLYTTVEIEFLPTQIPTEAEKKSPYLFAQKVRGVMAEALGVPVTDHTFEDCRLMISAGELTLPMEAGLVEFTKISRKLDLKWDNIQKELESFAAIANSCKGGRIKIEEFANYLKIPVTPVLQELFNLFDRDGDGTIDFREYVIGVTVLCRPANTEEVIQMAFQLFDTDDDQSISREEFAHMLRSALGVCDLNVTKLFKDIDADGSGHITYSEFRTFALTHPQYAKLFTTYLELQRYQALKGEDQDFLSSYACARSDDSQEESTSDKKDD, encoded by the exons ATGCCGCCGCAGAGAGTGTTCGCTCTGCCGAGGCAACAGTCACTTCTTCTTCCAGCGGTTCTCAATCCGTTTGTCCTAGAACAGAAAATAACCAAGGCCGAAAAAATTAAA tGTGCACTCCTGGGGCTGGTGCTGCTGCCACTTCGGTCTGTCTGGCTGATCTTGGTGTGCCTGGTAACATGGCCTTTGGCTACTCTAGTCACTTTCAGAATGCCCCTCAAAGGAGCAGTAGAGCCCATGAAGGGATGGAGAAG GTTTGTGTGCCGGACGGTGATAGCCGCTCTGGGCCGGATGTACTTCTTCGGCCTGGGCTTTCGGTGGGTGGTGAAAGGCAAACAGGCGGATAGCGGTGAGGCGCCCATCTTGGCTGTTGCACCACACTCCAGCTTCTTCGACGCCATTGTGTGCATCATCGCTGGACTCCCTTGTACAATTTCCCGCTCAGAGACCCTGTCCACGCCAATATTTGGCA GGTTTCTGCGTTGTCTGCAGCCTGTGCTGGTCTCTCGTAAAGATCCAGACTCTCGTAAGAACACCATAAAGGAGATTGAGAGCAGGTCCACGTCAGGAGGAGTCTGGCCTCAG GTGTTGATCTTCCCTGAGGGAACGTGTACCAATCGATCCTGTCTTATCTCATTCAAACAAG GTGCCTTCATCCCTGGTGTCCCAGTACAACCTGTGATCCTCAGATACCCCAATAAACTG GACAATGTGACTTGGACATGGCAAGGCCCAAGTTC gggaACTTTGCTTCTTCTGACTCTGTGTCAGCTCTACACAACGGTGGAGATTGAG TTCCTGCCCACTCAAATCCCCACTGAGGCTGAGAAGAAAAGCCCCTATCTTTTTGCACAGAAAGTGCGAGGAGTCATGGCCGA AGCCCTGGGCGTCCCAGTGACGGACCACACCTTTGAGGACTGCAGGCTCATGATCTCTGCTGGGGAACTGACCCTTCCTATGGAGGCTGGCCTCGTGGAGTTCACCAAGATCAGCAGGAAGTTGGA CCTGAAATGGGACAACATCCAGAAAGAACTTGAAAGCTTCGCCGCCATAGCCAACTCCTGCAAGGGCGGTCGCATTAAGATCGAGGAGTTTGCAAACTACCTCAAGATTCCTGTTACTCCTGTCCTCCAAGAACTGTTCAATCTCTTTGACAgg GATGGGGACGGTACCATTGACTTTAGAGAGTATGTCATTGGTGTTACTGTTTTATGCCGACCTGCCAACACAGAAGAGGTTATTCAAATGGCTTTTCAG CTCTTTGACACTGATGATGACCAAAGCATCAGTCGAGAGGAATTTGCTCATATGCTACGCTCTGCTTTGGGCGTATGTGATCTCAATGTCACCAAACTCTTCAAAGACATCGATGCAGATGGGTCTGGCCACATTACCTATT CTGAGTTCCGGACCTTCGCCCTGACGCACCCGCAATATGCCAAACTGTTTACCACCTACCTGGAGCTGCAGCGCTACCAAGCCCTCAAGGGGGAGGACCAGGACTTCCTGAGCTCTTATGCCTGCGCACGCTCAGACGACAGCCAGGAGGAGAGCACCTCCGACAAGAAAGACGATTGA
- the lpcat2 gene encoding lysophosphatidylcholine acyltransferase 2 isoform X2: MPPQRVFALPRQQSLLLPAVLNPFVLEQKITKAEKIKCALLGLVLLPLRSVWLILVCLVTWPLATLVTFRMPLKGAVEPMKGWRRFVCRTVIAALGRMYFFGLGFRWVVKGKQADSGFLRCLQPVLVSRKDPDSRKNTIKEIESRSTSGGVWPQVLIFPEGTCTNRSCLISFKQGAFIPGVPVQPVILRYPNKLDNVTWTWQGPSSGTLLLLTLCQLYTTVEIEFLPTQIPTEAEKKSPYLFAQKVRGVMAEALGVPVTDHTFEDCRLMISAGELTLPMEAGLVEFTKISRKLDLKWDNIQKELESFAAIANSCKGGRIKIEEFANYLKIPVTPVLQELFNLFDRDGDGTIDFREYVIGVTVLCRPANTEEVIQMAFQLFDTDDDQSISREEFAHMLRSALGVCDLNVTKLFKDIDADGSGHITYSEFRTFALTHPQYAKLFTTYLELQRYQALKGEDQDFLSSYACARSDDSQEESTSDKKDD, from the exons ATGCCGCCGCAGAGAGTGTTCGCTCTGCCGAGGCAACAGTCACTTCTTCTTCCAGCGGTTCTCAATCCGTTTGTCCTAGAACAGAAAATAACCAAGGCCGAAAAAATTAAA tGTGCACTCCTGGGGCTGGTGCTGCTGCCACTTCGGTCTGTCTGGCTGATCTTGGTGTGCCTGGTAACATGGCCTTTGGCTACTCTAGTCACTTTCAGAATGCCCCTCAAAGGAGCAGTAGAGCCCATGAAGGGATGGAGAAG GTTTGTGTGCCGGACGGTGATAGCCGCTCTGGGCCGGATGTACTTCTTCGGCCTGGGCTTTCGGTGGGTGGTGAAAGGCAAACAGGCGGATAGCG GGTTTCTGCGTTGTCTGCAGCCTGTGCTGGTCTCTCGTAAAGATCCAGACTCTCGTAAGAACACCATAAAGGAGATTGAGAGCAGGTCCACGTCAGGAGGAGTCTGGCCTCAG GTGTTGATCTTCCCTGAGGGAACGTGTACCAATCGATCCTGTCTTATCTCATTCAAACAAG GTGCCTTCATCCCTGGTGTCCCAGTACAACCTGTGATCCTCAGATACCCCAATAAACTG GACAATGTGACTTGGACATGGCAAGGCCCAAGTTC gggaACTTTGCTTCTTCTGACTCTGTGTCAGCTCTACACAACGGTGGAGATTGAG TTCCTGCCCACTCAAATCCCCACTGAGGCTGAGAAGAAAAGCCCCTATCTTTTTGCACAGAAAGTGCGAGGAGTCATGGCCGA AGCCCTGGGCGTCCCAGTGACGGACCACACCTTTGAGGACTGCAGGCTCATGATCTCTGCTGGGGAACTGACCCTTCCTATGGAGGCTGGCCTCGTGGAGTTCACCAAGATCAGCAGGAAGTTGGA CCTGAAATGGGACAACATCCAGAAAGAACTTGAAAGCTTCGCCGCCATAGCCAACTCCTGCAAGGGCGGTCGCATTAAGATCGAGGAGTTTGCAAACTACCTCAAGATTCCTGTTACTCCTGTCCTCCAAGAACTGTTCAATCTCTTTGACAgg GATGGGGACGGTACCATTGACTTTAGAGAGTATGTCATTGGTGTTACTGTTTTATGCCGACCTGCCAACACAGAAGAGGTTATTCAAATGGCTTTTCAG CTCTTTGACACTGATGATGACCAAAGCATCAGTCGAGAGGAATTTGCTCATATGCTACGCTCTGCTTTGGGCGTATGTGATCTCAATGTCACCAAACTCTTCAAAGACATCGATGCAGATGGGTCTGGCCACATTACCTATT CTGAGTTCCGGACCTTCGCCCTGACGCACCCGCAATATGCCAAACTGTTTACCACCTACCTGGAGCTGCAGCGCTACCAAGCCCTCAAGGGGGAGGACCAGGACTTCCTGAGCTCTTATGCCTGCGCACGCTCAGACGACAGCCAGGAGGAGAGCACCTCCGACAAGAAAGACGATTGA